A window from Leptothermofonsia sichuanensis E412 encodes these proteins:
- a CDS encoding GTP-binding protein, with product MSELPFNLENVSRSGELDGELDQELDEAISGFENIQAELNYRQAQSALRDLVENLDLSPQERRGLEPEIGGLESMLDKLDRQVVHIAVFGMVGRGKSSLLNALLGDQVFETGPIHGVTRVCQSANWRITQETIAGVEHPLLRVALPSIGNSCIELIDTPGIDEINGEAREALARQIAKQADLILFLVAGDMTKVEYQALSELREASKPILLVFNKIDQYPDADRLAIYEKIRDQRVRELLSPDEIVMAAASPLVARAVRRADGTLAAQLSVGKPQIADLKLKILEILHREGKSLVALNSMLYADEANERLVERKMEIRDQSANRIIWNGVMTKAVAIALNPVTVVDILSSAVIDIVMILSLSKLYGIPMNQQAAVSLLQKIALSMGGITASELVANLGLSSLKTLLGLSAPATGGVSLAAYASVAVTQAGVAGVSSYGIGQVTKAYLANGASWGPEGPKAVVTRILASLDEASILNRIKDELRAKVDLSRHSLK from the coding sequence ATGTCTGAACTGCCCTTCAATCTGGAAAATGTATCCCGCTCCGGTGAATTAGATGGTGAACTGGATCAGGAGTTGGATGAGGCGATTTCCGGGTTTGAAAATATCCAGGCGGAACTGAATTACCGTCAGGCACAGAGTGCCCTGCGAGATCTGGTAGAAAATTTAGATCTGTCCCCTCAGGAGCGGCGGGGATTGGAGCCAGAAATTGGTGGGCTGGAGTCCATGCTGGACAAGCTCGATCGCCAGGTGGTTCACATTGCGGTATTTGGCATGGTGGGGCGCGGTAAGTCATCTCTGCTGAATGCGCTCCTGGGTGATCAGGTATTTGAGACAGGCCCGATTCATGGTGTTACCCGCGTCTGTCAAAGTGCGAACTGGCGTATCACCCAGGAAACCATAGCAGGTGTTGAACATCCCCTACTGCGAGTGGCTCTGCCCAGCATTGGTAATTCCTGTATTGAACTGATCGACACCCCCGGTATTGACGAAATTAATGGCGAGGCGCGGGAAGCCCTGGCACGCCAGATTGCTAAACAGGCAGACCTGATCCTGTTCCTGGTCGCGGGTGACATGACTAAGGTGGAATACCAGGCATTGTCTGAACTGCGGGAAGCGAGCAAGCCCATCCTGCTGGTGTTTAACAAAATTGACCAGTATCCTGATGCCGATCGCCTTGCCATTTACGAAAAGATTCGGGACCAGCGGGTGCGGGAACTGCTGTCGCCTGACGAAATTGTGATGGCGGCGGCTTCTCCCCTGGTGGCAAGAGCCGTGCGCCGCGCTGATGGCACCCTGGCGGCTCAATTGAGCGTTGGCAAACCCCAGATCGCAGACCTGAAGTTGAAGATTCTGGAGATTCTCCATCGGGAAGGAAAGTCCCTGGTGGCACTCAACTCCATGCTGTATGCCGATGAGGCAAATGAACGACTGGTCGAGCGTAAAATGGAAATCCGCGACCAGAGTGCCAATCGCATCATCTGGAATGGGGTGATGACGAAGGCAGTGGCGATCGCCCTCAATCCCGTCACAGTGGTTGATATCCTCAGTAGCGCGGTGATTGATATCGTTATGATTCTGTCTCTGTCAAAACTGTATGGAATTCCCATGAACCAGCAGGCCGCCGTCAGCCTGCTGCAAAAGATTGCCCTCTCAATGGGTGGCATCACTGCCAGCGAACTGGTGGCAAACCTGGGCTTAAGTTCCCTGAAAACGCTGTTAGGGCTATCTGCCCCCGCTACTGGAGGGGTTTCCCTGGCTGCCTATGCCTCGGTTGCCGTAACTCAGGCAGGGGTGGCAGGGGTTTCTTCCTATGGGATTGGACAGGTGACTAAAGCATACCTGGCCAATGGAGCCTCCTGGGGACCGGAGGGACCCAAAGCTGTAGTCACTCGCATTCTGGCATCGCTGGATGAAGCCTCGATCCTGAATCGTATTAAGGATGAACTGCGGGCAAAGGTGGATTTGAGTCGCCATTCCCTGAAATGA
- a CDS encoding Uma2 family endonuclease, giving the protein MVQALQRPLTFDEFLAWYPDDGCIYELIDGRVVPVNPTGPHEKLSGFLVNQLNQAIAQANLPYFIPRTATVKPFREQAGYKPDVVILDERSLKDEPRWDKESTVVLGKTCKLVIEVASTNWRDDYERKLPDYEEMGIAEYWIVDYLGIAAARHIGKPKLPTVSIYGLEDGEYQLKQFRGEEHIVSSVLPALDLSVNQIVSAGRVAE; this is encoded by the coding sequence ATGGTTCAGGCACTCCAACGACCACTCACCTTTGACGAATTTCTCGCCTGGTATCCAGATGACGGTTGTATTTATGAATTGATTGATGGGAGGGTTGTACCGGTGAATCCCACAGGTCCCCATGAAAAGCTATCAGGCTTTCTGGTGAATCAACTCAACCAGGCGATCGCCCAGGCGAACCTGCCTTATTTCATTCCTCGCACGGCCACCGTGAAACCCTTCAGAGAACAGGCAGGCTATAAACCGGATGTGGTGATTCTGGATGAGCGATCGCTCAAGGATGAACCACGGTGGGACAAAGAATCCACAGTTGTCTTGGGCAAAACTTGCAAACTGGTGATTGAAGTTGCTTCCACCAACTGGCGCGACGACTACGAACGCAAGTTGCCTGACTACGAGGAAATGGGCATTGCCGAATACTGGATTGTGGATTATCTGGGCATTGCCGCTGCCCGTCATATCGGTAAACCTAAGCTGCCAACTGTCAGCATTTATGGGTTGGAGGACGGAGAATATCAGCTCAAACAGTTCCGGGGAGAAGAACACATCGTGTCCTCAGTTCTGCCAGCATTAGACCTAAGCGTTAACCAGATTGTGTCGGCGGGGAGGGTTGCTGAGTGA
- a CDS encoding glutathione S-transferase family protein, whose amino-acid sequence MTVAPLSWTELEALTDFQIDPVNGPTNAQARLRLFGQPESDVRVTLYRDNHAWCPYCQKVWLWLEEKQIPYRIEKVTMFCYGEKESWYKRKVPSGMLPAIELDGRLITESDDILIALEQVFGPLTQGMEDPLVIPLRRLERLLFRAWCSWLCYPPMLPGQEHRNRDQFINVVNQVESALASTPGPYFLEEFGTVDVIFTPYVERMNASLYYYKGYSLREDNPRLAAWFEAMESRPTYRGTQSDFHTHVHDLPPQMGGCWENDEPQMRLNKHRVDNGPWFGLPDVTYPEPENARQETLYRVMRHRANIIRVNPGDDQLVDQALRCALTLMMTGEVCTPPTGSDPALRYLRDRISVPRDMSIYAAKHLREALEKTAALVGEGQGAPIPIRHRRDQDPANFASIPS is encoded by the coding sequence ATGACTGTTGCTCCCTTAAGCTGGACAGAACTCGAAGCGCTTACAGATTTTCAGATTGATCCGGTGAATGGACCGACCAATGCTCAGGCTCGGCTACGTTTATTTGGCCAGCCTGAGTCGGACGTGCGGGTCACGTTGTATCGTGACAACCACGCCTGGTGCCCTTACTGTCAGAAGGTCTGGCTCTGGCTTGAGGAAAAACAAATTCCCTACCGCATCGAGAAGGTAACGATGTTTTGTTATGGGGAGAAGGAAAGCTGGTACAAACGCAAGGTGCCATCAGGGATGCTACCGGCGATCGAACTGGATGGACGGCTGATTACTGAAAGTGATGATATTTTGATTGCCCTGGAACAGGTTTTTGGTCCGTTGACCCAGGGAATGGAAGATCCGCTGGTCATTCCCCTGCGACGTCTGGAGCGGCTCCTGTTTAGGGCCTGGTGTAGCTGGCTTTGCTATCCGCCAATGTTACCCGGGCAAGAGCATCGCAACCGGGATCAATTTATCAACGTTGTAAACCAGGTCGAGTCCGCCCTGGCAAGTACCCCTGGTCCCTACTTCCTGGAGGAATTCGGTACTGTCGATGTCATCTTTACACCCTATGTGGAGCGCATGAATGCCAGTCTGTATTATTACAAAGGGTACTCCTTGCGGGAGGATAACCCCCGGTTAGCAGCCTGGTTTGAGGCCATGGAAAGCCGCCCGACCTATCGCGGTACCCAGAGTGATTTTCATACCCATGTACATGATCTGCCACCACAGATGGGGGGCTGTTGGGAAAATGATGAGCCGCAAATGCGTTTGAATAAGCATCGAGTGGATAATGGACCCTGGTTTGGTTTACCTGATGTCACTTACCCGGAGCCAGAAAACGCTCGTCAGGAAACCCTCTATCGGGTGATGCGGCACCGTGCCAACATTATTCGGGTCAATCCTGGGGATGACCAGTTGGTTGATCAGGCGTTGCGGTGTGCCCTCACCTTGATGATGACGGGTGAGGTGTGTACACCCCCAACTGGCTCGGATCCGGCTCTGCGGTATCTGCGCGATCGCATCAGTGTCCCCCGTGACATGTCGATCTATGCGGCTAAACATCTGAGAGAAGCGTTGGAGAAAACCGCAGCTCTAGTGGGTGAAGGACAGGGTGCTCCGATTCCAATCAGGCATCGCCGGGATCAAGACCCGGCTAATTTTGCTAGCATACCTTCTTAA
- a CDS encoding glycerophosphodiester phosphodiesterase family protein, with the protein MADITLIGFASLPADTFAEGPLSGDGIVANNRTGPFPGQPVQGFSGVQFADNDGIYWFMADNGYGRKENSADFLLRIYRVDPSFRGEDGGDGSVRILDFLQLADPDRKVPFSIVNENTSDRLLTGADFDVESFVIASDGTIWVGDEFGPYLLHFDATGKLLDAPISTPNYSPLYTLYGQPPLVIGHRGASGELPEHTLEAYQLAIRRGADFIEPDLVATRDGYLIARHEPNLINTTDVASRPEFADRRTTKLVDGIAEEGFFASDFTLAEIKTLRAVMPQGYRTQAFNGVFQIPTLEEIIDLVKREEAITGRQIGIYPETKHPTFHDGLGLSLEEKLINTLVAKDFTNPGRIFIQSFEVSNLKDLRTTIMPAAGVNLPLVQLLDAFDVNYADGSLLYESVNARPYDFTVRGDTRTYADLQTPAGLAEIATYADGIGPWKRMIVSVKNVDNNNDGLPDDLNNDGVINDADRITLPPTSLVRDAHDLGLLVHPYTFRNEARFLASDYNGNPQLEYQQFIRLGVDGFFTDFPGTGDLVRSQIISDVVRSPQSPDLLQPRGFFDTLSGNAPIVIGHRGASGERPEHTLAAYKLAIAQGADFIEPDLVVTRDGILIARHEPMLAVLNADGSLNTTDTSTDVYQRPEFANRLTTKILDGVARTGWFAEDFTLAEIKTLNAIERLPALRGTNFNNDGLKVPTLAEIIELVKQVEQETGRKIGIYPETKHPVFFQDQGYNTSQLLIDTLVANGFTDPSRVYIQSFEVSNLKALNSTIMPAANVDLPLVQLIGGSGRPYDFVVSGDTRTYADLITPAGLAEIATYATGIGPDKRRIIPATTVDRDGNGLPDDLNGDGVISDADRVLGTPTSLIQDAHAAGLLVHLYTLRNEGFFLASDYLGNPAAEYQQFIDLGVDGFFTDFPGTGVSVVSTYLISPEVPNLARSRGFEGMAISPDGAKLYPMLEGFVAGDPTNALRIYEFDLAAQQYTGLVGYYPLANPNHAIGDLAAINANEFLVIERDSGQGATAQFKKIFKIDFSQIDARGFVAKTEIADLLNIPDPNDLNGDGITLFTFPFETIENVLVIDATTILVANDNNYPFSVGRPPGIDNNEIILLRLGEPLNLDPRVGQGGISGKTGIGSEEPLALPAGLGYGRRSPWSGWGDRFSSPFDRNHSQRELPILAERVKPGCYLYQ; encoded by the coding sequence ATGGCAGATATTACACTCATTGGGTTTGCCTCTCTACCAGCCGATACCTTTGCTGAGGGACCACTCTCCGGTGACGGCATTGTTGCAAACAACCGCACAGGTCCCTTTCCTGGACAACCCGTCCAGGGGTTCAGCGGTGTCCAGTTTGCCGATAATGACGGTATCTACTGGTTCATGGCTGATAATGGTTATGGTCGTAAGGAGAATAGCGCTGATTTCTTGCTGCGAATTTACCGTGTCGATCCCAGTTTCCGCGGAGAAGATGGCGGTGACGGCAGCGTTCGCATCCTTGACTTCTTGCAGCTTGCAGACCCCGATCGCAAAGTTCCCTTCAGTATCGTCAATGAAAATACGAGCGATCGCCTGCTGACTGGGGCAGACTTTGACGTTGAATCCTTTGTGATTGCCAGCGACGGCACCATCTGGGTTGGGGATGAATTTGGACCCTATTTGCTGCACTTTGATGCCACAGGCAAATTGCTGGATGCCCCCATTTCAACTCCCAATTACTCTCCTCTCTACACCCTCTACGGTCAGCCACCGCTTGTCATTGGACACCGGGGTGCCAGTGGTGAACTGCCAGAACACACCCTGGAAGCTTACCAACTGGCAATTCGTCGGGGAGCAGATTTCATCGAACCGGATCTGGTTGCCACCAGGGACGGCTACCTGATTGCCCGCCATGAACCGAACCTGATTAACACCACCGACGTTGCCAGCCGCCCCGAATTTGCTGATCGCCGCACCACCAAACTTGTGGATGGTATTGCCGAAGAAGGGTTTTTTGCCTCCGACTTCACCCTGGCAGAAATTAAAACCCTGCGGGCAGTCATGCCTCAAGGCTATCGGACTCAGGCATTTAACGGAGTATTTCAAATCCCTACCCTGGAAGAAATCATTGATCTGGTCAAACGGGAAGAAGCAATTACCGGACGGCAAATTGGCATCTACCCGGAAACCAAGCATCCGACCTTCCACGATGGCCTGGGGCTGTCTCTGGAAGAAAAACTGATTAACACCCTGGTGGCAAAGGACTTTACCAATCCGGGACGGATTTTTATCCAATCCTTTGAGGTGTCTAACCTGAAGGATTTGAGAACGACAATTATGCCCGCCGCCGGGGTCAACCTGCCGCTGGTGCAACTGCTGGATGCCTTCGATGTCAATTACGCGGATGGCTCTCTCCTCTATGAAAGTGTCAATGCCCGTCCTTACGATTTCACAGTCAGGGGCGACACTCGAACCTACGCTGATTTGCAAACACCTGCGGGACTTGCAGAAATCGCCACCTATGCGGATGGGATTGGTCCCTGGAAGCGGATGATCGTCTCTGTCAAGAATGTGGACAATAACAATGATGGGCTACCCGATGACCTGAACAACGATGGCGTGATCAACGATGCCGATCGCATCACGCTGCCCCCCACCAGCCTGGTACGGGATGCCCACGACCTGGGCTTGCTGGTCCATCCCTACACCTTCCGCAACGAGGCACGGTTCCTGGCATCTGACTATAACGGCAACCCCCAATTGGAGTATCAGCAGTTCATCCGGCTGGGAGTTGATGGCTTCTTTACCGATTTCCCTGGCACAGGTGACCTGGTCCGGAGCCAGATCATCAGTGATGTTGTCCGATCGCCCCAAAGCCCTGATCTGCTTCAACCCAGAGGATTTTTTGATACCCTCAGCGGCAATGCCCCAATTGTGATTGGACATCGGGGAGCCAGTGGAGAGCGCCCCGAACACACCCTGGCAGCCTACAAACTGGCGATCGCCCAGGGCGCTGACTTCATCGAACCAGACCTGGTCGTGACCAGAGATGGGATTCTGATTGCCCGCCACGAACCCATGCTGGCAGTCCTGAATGCAGACGGCTCTCTCAACACCACCGATACCAGCACCGATGTATATCAGCGTCCCGAATTTGCCAATCGCCTTACGACCAAGATTCTGGATGGGGTGGCACGAACGGGCTGGTTTGCAGAAGACTTCACCCTGGCAGAAATCAAGACACTGAATGCGATCGAGCGCTTACCTGCTCTGCGCGGTACCAACTTCAATAACGATGGCTTAAAGGTACCCACCCTGGCAGAGATCATTGAATTGGTGAAACAGGTTGAACAGGAAACCGGGCGCAAAATTGGCATCTATCCCGAAACCAAACACCCGGTGTTCTTTCAAGATCAGGGCTACAACACCAGCCAGTTACTGATTGATACCCTGGTTGCCAATGGCTTCACCGATCCCAGCCGGGTCTACATTCAGTCCTTCGAGGTGAGCAATCTTAAAGCCTTAAACAGCACCATCATGCCGGCGGCAAATGTGGATCTGCCACTGGTTCAACTGATTGGTGGATCGGGCAGACCCTATGACTTTGTAGTCAGTGGAGACACGCGCACCTATGCGGATCTGATTACCCCAGCAGGGCTGGCAGAGATCGCCACTTACGCCACTGGCATTGGTCCCGACAAGCGCCGAATTATTCCCGCCACAACGGTCGATCGCGACGGAAATGGCCTCCCCGATGATTTAAATGGCGATGGCGTGATCAGCGATGCCGACCGGGTTCTGGGTACACCCACCAGCCTGATTCAGGATGCCCATGCGGCAGGGTTGCTTGTCCACCTCTACACCCTCCGCAACGAAGGGTTCTTCCTGGCTTCAGACTACCTGGGTAACCCAGCCGCAGAATACCAGCAGTTTATTGACCTGGGAGTAGACGGTTTCTTCACCGACTTCCCCGGTACAGGAGTCAGTGTTGTCAGCACCTACCTCATTTCGCCGGAGGTTCCCAATCTGGCACGCTCCAGGGGCTTCGAGGGGATGGCAATCAGCCCCGATGGTGCCAAACTGTATCCCATGCTGGAGGGTTTTGTAGCAGGCGATCCCACCAATGCCCTGCGGATCTATGAGTTTGATCTGGCAGCCCAACAATACACTGGGCTGGTTGGCTACTATCCCCTTGCCAATCCCAACCATGCCATTGGCGATCTGGCTGCCATCAATGCCAATGAGTTTCTGGTTATTGAGCGCGATTCGGGTCAGGGAGCAACGGCTCAGTTCAAGAAGATTTTTAAAATTGATTTCTCTCAGATTGATGCCAGGGGTTTTGTTGCCAAGACTGAGATTGCGGATCTTCTGAATATTCCAGATCCCAACGACCTGAATGGGGATGGCATTACCCTCTTCACCTTCCCATTTGAAACCATTGAAAATGTACTGGTGATTGATGCCACTACAATTCTGGTTGCCAATGACAACAACTATCCTTTCTCAGTGGGTCGCCCTCCTGGGATCGATAATAACGAGATTATCCTGTTGCGGTTAGGTGAACCACTCAACCTGGATCCGCGTGTGGGCCAGGGAGGAATTAGCGGGAAGACAGGGATCGGTTCGGAAGAACCGCTGGCACTACCCGCTGGCTTGGGCTATGGAAGACGTTCTCCCTGGTCAGGCTGGGGCGATCGCTTTTCCAGTCCCTTTGATCGAAACCATTCTCAACGAGAACTCCCCATTCTTGCTGAGCGTGTAAAACCCGGTTGCTACCTTTACCAGTAG
- a CDS encoding DUF4912 domain-containing protein yields MVILQQKKAVIPLLALLALAVTSRLQFDALKTALLPSVAAQTASPPPFSLPQTVARGTRITINGSSQMDTINQTLKQRFEQQFAGTNVAITRKSTDAALEDLRQGKVDLVAIGRPLTAAEKAEGLVAVPVARHKIAVIVAPDNPFKGSLTIDQFAKIFRGEITDWSQVGGAKGPVRLVDRPETSDTRQAFLNYPVFQKGKFEPGANALKLKEDETTAVVQNLGTDGVSYAIADQVLDNPNIRILQLHKTLPTDPRYPFSQPLAYVYRGPAASPEVQAFLGYALAPESQTVVEAARSEAMKAPEAQQPDVVTTETGKDTQTPAQEGQPPAGSLWWLLLPLLGLPLLLWWLRGRSAPLASARHPSRIILTPRNCRDVYVYWELSEDDKKLYQAQGKKQALRLYDVTDINLDSQPPHTMQQFECDYQKQCDLHLPVPVDNRDYLVELGYLNAKDEWVTLARSEHVRVPQCSPVGTPANLTDGVNAPAPATPIQTGTAHIAAAGAVAAAGAAIADRSILAGDREPIPTPAHETEHSSRIILTPRNPADVYAYWEVPDEHKAALRQQGGQHLALRLYDVTEMAGDTQEPHAMYEFACSETEQDRHLPVRVSDRDCQVEIGYTTDDGRWLPLAQSQAVRVESEKNHSSI; encoded by the coding sequence ATGGTGATTTTGCAACAGAAAAAGGCTGTCATTCCTTTACTGGCTTTACTGGCTCTGGCAGTCACTTCCAGACTTCAATTTGATGCATTAAAAACAGCTCTGCTTCCATCCGTGGCTGCGCAAACTGCTTCACCCCCACCCTTTTCCCTCCCGCAAACAGTTGCCAGAGGAACCAGAATTACGATTAATGGTTCAAGCCAGATGGACACCATTAATCAGACTTTGAAACAACGCTTTGAACAACAGTTTGCCGGGACAAACGTTGCCATTACCCGTAAATCAACGGATGCAGCACTGGAAGACCTGCGCCAGGGCAAGGTGGATCTGGTCGCCATCGGGCGTCCCCTGACGGCGGCTGAAAAGGCTGAGGGATTGGTTGCCGTTCCCGTTGCTCGCCACAAGATTGCCGTTATTGTGGCACCTGACAACCCGTTTAAAGGCAGCTTAACAATTGACCAGTTTGCCAAAATCTTTCGCGGTGAAATCACGGACTGGTCCCAGGTCGGAGGGGCAAAAGGCCCGGTGCGCCTGGTTGATCGCCCGGAAACAAGCGACACCCGGCAGGCGTTCCTGAATTACCCGGTTTTTCAGAAAGGCAAGTTTGAACCAGGGGCGAATGCCCTTAAGCTGAAAGAAGACGAGACAACGGCTGTCGTTCAAAATCTGGGCACTGACGGTGTGAGCTATGCGATCGCCGACCAGGTTCTGGACAATCCGAATATTCGCATTCTTCAGCTACACAAAACCCTTCCAACCGATCCCCGATACCCCTTTTCCCAGCCGCTGGCTTACGTTTACCGCGGACCAGCCGCCAGCCCTGAGGTACAGGCATTTTTAGGCTATGCCCTGGCACCTGAAAGTCAGACGGTGGTTGAGGCTGCCAGGAGCGAAGCCATGAAAGCCCCTGAAGCTCAACAGCCTGATGTTGTTACGACTGAAACCGGGAAGGATACTCAGACACCAGCCCAGGAAGGGCAACCCCCGGCAGGTTCCCTCTGGTGGTTACTGTTGCCCCTGCTGGGACTGCCTCTGTTGCTCTGGTGGTTACGGGGGCGCAGTGCTCCCCTGGCATCTGCCAGGCATCCCAGTCGGATCATTTTGACTCCCCGCAATTGCCGCGATGTCTATGTCTACTGGGAACTGTCAGAGGATGATAAGAAACTCTATCAGGCACAGGGCAAGAAGCAGGCTCTGCGCCTTTACGATGTCACTGACATCAACCTGGACAGTCAACCGCCTCACACCATGCAACAGTTTGAGTGCGACTACCAGAAACAGTGTGATCTGCATTTGCCGGTTCCGGTAGATAATCGGGACTATCTGGTAGAACTGGGCTACCTGAACGCGAAGGATGAATGGGTGACCCTGGCAAGATCCGAACACGTTCGGGTGCCCCAATGTAGTCCAGTCGGCACCCCTGCCAACCTGACCGATGGTGTCAACGCTCCCGCACCTGCTACGCCAATCCAAACTGGCACTGCCCATATCGCGGCGGCTGGGGCAGTTGCAGCGGCTGGGGCGGCAATCGCCGATCGTTCAATCCTGGCAGGCGATCGCGAACCCATTCCCACGCCAGCCCACGAAACTGAGCACAGCAGTCGCATTATTCTGACCCCGCGCAACCCGGCGGATGTCTACGCTTACTGGGAAGTCCCGGATGAGCACAAAGCCGCCCTGCGGCAACAGGGAGGGCAACACCTGGCCTTACGCCTCTACGATGTCACAGAGATGGCAGGGGACACCCAGGAACCCCATGCCATGTATGAATTTGCCTGTAGTGAAACCGAACAGGATCGTCATCTACCCGTCCGAGTCAGCGATCGAGACTGTCAGGTTGAGATTGGCTACACCACAGATGATGGTCGCTGGTTACCACTGGCCCAATCACAGGCTGTTCGTGTTGAATCTGAAAAAAACCATTCATCCATTTAA
- a CDS encoding MBL fold metallo-hydrolase has translation MTELECLAYGVEQADEGVCLLLRMGSYRIMLDCGLKNLSPLVPRKEGPPADLVLCSHAHADHARGLLEFHRAFPQIPIYASEVTTQLLPLNWLQTDLQQFPRLCQALPWRTPVEFLDGLSAELFPAGHLPGAAAILLTYTPAGSSRSYRVLYTGDFFLSNSRLVEGLPLEELRGFSPDILIVEGTFGTARHPHRRQQENQLAERISQAIAAKQPILLPAPSLGLAQELLLLLRSHHNFTGRDIDIWVDGTVATCCDAYLDILPHLPPAVQNFARHQSLFWDEKVRPRVRRLDGSDRPLLQAPCIVLADETTDLSQYYQFNPEDWLVLIPQQPHRHVNEIRGVKRASPTKLPQPEATPATRRSKRVEREPEDVILPAVEVYLLAQHCDSPGTTQLIHNLRPQHVIFVHGSPTYLADLTGLEELHNRYHLHSPGAGTLVELPIGDTFLQPAAPEANYEGELTELDTVVTITLPSAVTADPRWKNLADTGLIEARWQGEELVLRGLPQRELLRQGSDRLVDWVDANSPLRQSCANCRHFRGQRCWNPNSPLYEFRVTPDGFCPVFEPLSGGED, from the coding sequence GTGACCGAGCTAGAGTGTTTAGCTTACGGCGTTGAGCAGGCAGATGAGGGAGTTTGCCTCCTGCTTCGCATGGGTTCGTATCGTATTATGCTGGACTGCGGTTTGAAGAACCTCTCTCCCCTGGTACCCAGGAAAGAGGGACCTCCCGCTGATCTGGTGCTATGCAGTCATGCCCATGCCGACCATGCCAGAGGATTGCTGGAATTTCATCGCGCCTTTCCTCAAATTCCGATCTATGCCAGTGAAGTCACGACTCAACTCTTACCCCTCAACTGGCTCCAGACAGATCTCCAGCAGTTTCCCCGCCTGTGTCAGGCACTTCCCTGGCGAACTCCAGTTGAATTTCTAGATGGGCTGAGTGCTGAACTTTTTCCAGCAGGACATCTGCCTGGAGCGGCGGCTATCCTGCTCACGTACACACCGGCAGGCAGTTCACGCTCATATCGGGTACTGTATACAGGGGATTTTTTCCTGTCGAATTCTCGTCTGGTGGAAGGGTTACCCCTGGAAGAACTGAGGGGGTTTTCTCCCGATATCCTGATTGTGGAAGGAACCTTTGGTACAGCCCGCCACCCCCACCGCCGTCAGCAGGAAAATCAACTGGCGGAACGAATCAGTCAGGCGATCGCCGCAAAACAACCCATTCTCCTGCCAGCCCCATCCCTGGGACTCGCACAGGAACTGCTATTGCTGCTGCGGAGTCACCATAATTTCACAGGTCGGGACATTGACATCTGGGTTGATGGGACAGTTGCAACCTGTTGCGATGCGTACCTGGACATCCTGCCTCATCTCCCTCCCGCCGTACAGAACTTTGCCCGGCATCAGTCCCTATTTTGGGATGAAAAAGTGCGCCCCAGAGTACGCCGCCTGGATGGCAGCGATCGCCCGTTGCTCCAGGCTCCCTGCATCGTTTTGGCAGATGAAACCACTGACCTGAGCCAGTATTACCAGTTCAACCCGGAAGACTGGTTAGTGCTGATACCTCAACAACCCCACCGCCATGTCAATGAAATCAGGGGAGTCAAACGTGCCAGCCCGACTAAGCTACCCCAGCCAGAAGCCACCCCTGCTACCAGGCGATCCAAACGGGTAGAGCGGGAACCGGAAGATGTCATTTTGCCCGCCGTTGAAGTTTACTTGCTGGCACAGCATTGTGATAGTCCTGGTACCACGCAATTGATTCACAATTTGCGTCCCCAGCACGTTATCTTTGTTCATGGGTCCCCGACCTATCTGGCAGACCTGACCGGACTGGAGGAACTGCACAACCGCTACCATCTCCACTCACCGGGAGCAGGCACCCTGGTGGAACTTCCAATCGGGGACACTTTTTTACAGCCTGCCGCACCAGAGGCAAACTATGAAGGCGAACTGACCGAACTGGATACAGTTGTCACCATCACTCTCCCCAGTGCTGTCACCGCTGACCCCCGCTGGAAAAACCTGGCAGACACGGGACTGATCGAAGCCCGCTGGCAGGGGGAAGAGCTGGTACTGCGAGGTTTGCCCCAGCGAGAATTGTTACGGCAGGGCAGCGATCGCCTGGTTGACTGGGTAGATGCCAACTCTCCCCTGCGCCAGAGTTGTGCTAATTGCCGACACTTCCGGGGGCAGCGCTGCTGGAATCCCAACTCTCCCCTTTATGAGTTTAGGGTGACGCCAGACGGCTTTTGCCCGGTATTTGAACCCTTATCTGGTGGGGAGGATTGA
- a CDS encoding ribbon-helix-helix domain-containing protein translates to MAVSLVAGWLWVHCSGNESLHEYWLIGYLLVTNQPRLLAFSYVGVVLMQQMSKLEDVSKRVFITIPDAVFADLEDWADQQGRPTANLAAFLVETAIRQAKDKGEFKPRSANEKDK, encoded by the coding sequence ATGGCAGTCTCACTCGTTGCCGGTTGGTTATGGGTGCATTGCAGCGGCAATGAATCTTTGCATGAATACTGGCTGATTGGTTACTTATTAGTAACCAATCAGCCGAGATTACTTGCATTCAGCTACGTGGGAGTAGTATTAATGCAGCAAATGAGTAAGTTGGAAGATGTGAGCAAGCGAGTATTTATTACTATCCCGGATGCTGTCTTTGCGGATCTGGAGGACTGGGCAGACCAGCAAGGTAGACCCACCGCTAACCTTGCAGCCTTCTTAGTTGAAACGGCAATCAGGCAAGCGAAGGATAAGGGAGAGTTCAAGCCTCGTTCTGCAAATGAAAAAGACAAGTAA